The proteins below come from a single Prolixibacter sp. NT017 genomic window:
- a CDS encoding glycoside hydrolase family 10 protein yields MKPCRHAFILFIAVLLSIPAFAGNRNPETPVPPKREFRGVWVATVANIDWPSKPGLPVAKQKQEIIDLLNMNKRNGMNAVIVQIRPSADAFYPSELEPWSKYLEGKQGVAPKPFYDPLAFFIKEAHKRGMEFHAWLNPYRVKNDTLDTLAASNIVNQHPDWAWNYGKKMYFDPGNPHVRDFVTAVVRDIVKRYDVDAIHFDDYFYPYRVANQEFPDSTTFKKYPRGFAPDQIDDWRRDNVDLIIQQLSKAIKEVKPWVKFGISPFGVWRNKKDDPDGSNTNAGTTNYDGLYADIIKWQREGWIDYTLPQLYWRIGHPLVDFDELAHWWARHTYGRSMYIGQAVYRLDKHSKIPDWRTPAELTDQIKMIRSIPGLEGSAWFSSKHFARHLEGFQKELRDEYYRTPAIVPTMPWIDDKAPDAPSNLQVEKVKHGREITWQAPQTDDEMNKARFFAVYRCGKNDSIDVSDPEYLIDVTGEDGYFVKRRFLHIFRKKYFYKVTTLDRLNNESVPSDRMMFKQ; encoded by the coding sequence ATGAAACCTTGTCGACACGCATTTATTCTGTTTATCGCTGTTCTCCTGTCTATCCCGGCTTTTGCCGGAAATAGGAACCCGGAAACACCGGTACCACCCAAAAGAGAATTCCGGGGCGTTTGGGTTGCCACAGTCGCTAACATCGACTGGCCCTCCAAACCGGGCCTTCCTGTTGCTAAACAAAAACAGGAAATCATCGATCTGCTGAACATGAACAAAAGGAACGGCATGAACGCCGTCATCGTCCAAATCCGGCCGTCGGCTGATGCCTTTTATCCTTCGGAATTAGAGCCATGGTCGAAGTACCTGGAAGGAAAACAGGGCGTAGCGCCGAAGCCTTTTTATGACCCGCTGGCCTTTTTCATCAAAGAGGCACACAAACGCGGGATGGAATTTCATGCGTGGCTGAACCCCTACCGGGTGAAGAACGACACGCTCGATACGCTGGCCGCATCCAACATCGTTAACCAACATCCGGACTGGGCGTGGAACTACGGCAAGAAGATGTATTTCGATCCGGGAAATCCACATGTTCGTGATTTTGTGACGGCAGTCGTTCGCGACATTGTGAAACGATACGATGTAGATGCGATTCATTTCGACGACTATTTCTATCCGTACCGCGTGGCGAACCAGGAATTTCCCGATTCGACTACTTTCAAAAAATATCCGCGTGGATTTGCCCCGGACCAGATTGATGACTGGCGGCGCGACAATGTTGATTTGATTATTCAGCAGCTGAGCAAAGCCATTAAAGAGGTGAAGCCGTGGGTAAAATTCGGCATCAGTCCGTTTGGCGTGTGGCGAAACAAAAAAGACGACCCGGATGGTTCGAACACCAACGCGGGCACGACCAACTACGACGGTTTGTACGCCGATATTATCAAATGGCAGCGTGAGGGCTGGATTGATTACACCCTTCCCCAACTCTACTGGCGCATTGGTCACCCGTTAGTCGATTTTGATGAGCTGGCGCATTGGTGGGCACGTCATACCTATGGTCGCAGTATGTACATCGGCCAAGCAGTTTACCGGCTCGATAAACACTCGAAAATTCCGGATTGGCGGACACCTGCTGAACTGACCGACCAGATTAAAATGATTCGCTCCATTCCCGGACTGGAAGGAAGCGCCTGGTTTAGTTCCAAACATTTTGCGCGTCATCTCGAAGGGTTTCAAAAAGAATTAAGGGATGAATATTACCGTACTCCGGCAATTGTTCCCACTATGCCCTGGATTGACGATAAAGCGCCCGATGCACCTTCGAATCTGCAGGTAGAAAAAGTAAAACATGGCCGCGAAATTACCTGGCAAGCACCACAAACCGACGATGAGATGAATAAAGCCCGCTTTTTCGCGGTGTACCGTTGCGGGAAAAATGACAGCATCGATGTCAGCGACCCGGAATATTTGATCGATGTGACCGGTGAAGACGGTTACTTTGTGAAACGTCGCTTTCTGCACATTTTCCGCAAGAAATATTTTTACAAGGTTACCACACTCGACCGCCTCAACAACGAAAGCGTCCCGAGTGACCGAATGATGTTCAAACAATAA